The following coding sequences are from one Arthrobacter sp. PvP023 window:
- the rplD gene encoding 50S ribosomal protein L4, producing the protein MTSTVKVDLPAEIFDVQTNVPLLHQVVVAQLAAARQGTHKTKTRAEVSGAGRKPFKQKGTGRARQGSIRAPHMTGGGVVHGPTPRDYSQRTPKKMIAAALRGALSDRARNGRIHVVAELVAGTKPSAREALATLRGVSERKNLLVVIERANDVAALSVRNLADVHVLYADQLNTYDVLVSDDVVFTKAAYEAFVAAKAKNEEDAK; encoded by the coding sequence ATGACTAGCACTGTCAAGGTTGACCTGCCTGCAGAGATCTTCGACGTACAGACCAACGTGCCGCTGCTGCACCAGGTCGTCGTTGCACAGCTCGCTGCTGCTCGCCAGGGTACCCACAAGACCAAGACCCGCGCTGAAGTTTCCGGTGCAGGCCGCAAGCCGTTCAAGCAGAAGGGCACCGGCCGCGCCCGTCAGGGTTCAATCCGCGCTCCTCACATGACCGGTGGTGGCGTTGTCCACGGCCCGACCCCGCGCGACTACAGCCAGCGGACCCCCAAGAAGATGATTGCTGCTGCACTTCGCGGCGCACTGTCTGACCGCGCCCGCAACGGCCGCATCCACGTTGTCGCTGAACTGGTAGCCGGCACCAAGCCGTCCGCCAGGGAAGCACTGGCAACGCTGCGCGGAGTTTCCGAGCGCAAGAACCTGCTCGTTGTCATCGAGCGCGCCAACGATGTTGCCGCACTGTCCGTGCGCAACCTCGCAGATGTTCACGTTCTGTACGCAGACCAGCTGAACACCTACGACGTGCTCGTCTCTGACGACGTAGTCTTCACCAAGGCTGCCTACGAGGCATTCGTTGCCGCCAAGGCAAAGAACGAGGAGGATGCCAAGTGA
- the rplW gene encoding 50S ribosomal protein L23 — translation MSAATIKDPRDVVLAPVVSEKSYGLIDEGKYTFLVDPRSNKTEIKLAVEKIFSVKVESINTINRAGKRKRTKFGWGTRKNTKRAIVTLKEGTIDIFGGPLA, via the coding sequence GTGAGCGCAGCCACCATCAAGGACCCGCGCGACGTCGTGCTTGCACCCGTCGTATCGGAAAAGAGCTACGGCCTGATCGATGAGGGAAAGTACACCTTCCTGGTGGACCCCCGCTCGAACAAGACCGAGATCAAGCTGGCCGTGGAGAAGATTTTCTCCGTCAAGGTCGAATCGATCAACACCATCAACCGTGCCGGTAAGCGTAAGCGCACCAAATTCGGCTGGGGAACCCGCAAGAACACCAAGCGTGCGATTGTGACCCTCAAAGAAGGCACGATCGACATCTTCGGCGGTCCGCTCGCGTAG
- the rplB gene encoding 50S ribosomal protein L2 has translation MGIRKYKPTTPGRRGSSVADFTEITRSTPEKSLVRPLPKKGGRNNTGKITTRHKGGGHKRQYRLIDFRRHDKDGVDARVAEIEYDPNRTARIALLHYVDGTKRYIIAPNKLSQGDFVEAGANADIKPGNNLPLRNIPVGTVIHAVELRPGGGAKMGRSAGASIQLVAKEGRFAQLRLPSGEIRNVDVRCRATIGEVGNAEQSNINWGKAGRMRWKGVRPTVRGVAMNPVDHPHGGGEGKTSGGRHPVNPNGKREGRTRRPNKESDKLIVRRRRTGKNKR, from the coding sequence ATGGGAATCCGTAAATATAAGCCGACTACCCCGGGCCGTCGCGGCTCGAGCGTAGCGGACTTCACTGAAATCACGCGGTCGACGCCGGAAAAGTCGTTGGTACGTCCGCTGCCCAAAAAGGGCGGCCGTAACAACACCGGTAAGATCACGACCCGTCACAAGGGTGGTGGCCACAAGCGCCAGTACCGTCTGATCGACTTCCGTCGCCACGACAAAGACGGCGTTGACGCCCGCGTTGCCGAAATTGAGTACGATCCGAACCGTACGGCTCGCATCGCCCTCCTGCACTACGTTGATGGCACCAAGCGTTACATCATCGCCCCGAACAAGCTGTCCCAGGGTGACTTCGTAGAGGCCGGTGCCAACGCTGATATCAAGCCTGGCAACAACCTGCCCCTGCGCAACATCCCGGTGGGTACCGTTATCCACGCAGTTGAACTGCGTCCGGGTGGCGGCGCCAAGATGGGCCGCTCCGCCGGCGCATCGATCCAGCTCGTTGCCAAGGAAGGCCGCTTCGCCCAGCTGCGTCTGCCTTCCGGCGAAATCCGCAACGTTGACGTGCGCTGCCGCGCAACGATCGGCGAGGTCGGCAACGCCGAGCAGTCGAACATCAACTGGGGCAAGGCCGGCCGCATGCGCTGGAAGGGCGTTCGCCCGACCGTCCGTGGTGTCGCGATGAACCCGGTTGACCACCCGCACGGTGGTGGCGAGGGTAAGACGTCCGGTGGACGTCACCCCGTCAACCCCAACGGTAAGCGCGAAGGTCGCACCCGCCGTCCCAACAAAGAGAGCGACAAGCTTATTGTTCGTCGCCGTCGTACTGGCAAGAACAAGCGATAG
- the rpsS gene encoding 30S ribosomal protein S19: protein MPRSLKKGPFVDQHLFVKVDRENEKGTKNVIKTWSRRSMIIPDMLGHTIAVHDGRKHIPVFVTESMVGHKLGEFAPTRTFRGHVKDDRKGKRR from the coding sequence ATGCCACGCAGCCTGAAAAAAGGTCCTTTCGTTGACCAGCACCTCTTTGTAAAGGTGGACAGGGAAAACGAAAAGGGCACCAAGAACGTCATCAAGACCTGGTCCCGCCGCTCGATGATCATTCCCGACATGCTCGGGCACACGATCGCCGTGCACGACGGACGCAAGCACATTCCGGTGTTTGTCACCGAGTCGATGGTCGGGCACAAGCTCGGCGAATTCGCTCCCACGCGGACTTTCCGCGGCCATGTCAAGGACGACCGTAAGGGCAAGCGCCGCTAG
- the rplV gene encoding 50S ribosomal protein L22, translating into MEAKAIARHIRVTPMKARRVVNLVRGKQANEALAILKFAPQAASEPVFKVVQSAISNARVLADRDGVAFDEGDLIISEAFVDEGPTMKRFQPRAQGRAFQIKKRTSHITVVVATPEKEEAR; encoded by the coding sequence ATGGAAGCCAAGGCAATTGCGCGTCACATCCGCGTAACGCCTATGAAGGCCCGGCGCGTCGTCAACCTTGTTCGTGGTAAGCAAGCGAACGAGGCTCTGGCAATTCTGAAGTTTGCCCCCCAGGCAGCTTCTGAGCCGGTATTCAAGGTAGTTCAGTCGGCAATCTCCAACGCCCGGGTCCTCGCGGACCGCGACGGCGTGGCGTTTGACGAAGGTGACCTCATCATCAGCGAAGCGTTTGTTGATGAAGGCCCGACCATGAAGCGGTTCCAGCCGCGTGCCCAGGGTCGTGCATTTCAGATCAAGAAGCGCACGAGCCACATCACCGTGGTAGTCGCTACCCCGGAGAAAGAGGAGGCTCGCTAA
- the rpsC gene encoding 30S ribosomal protein S3 translates to MGQKVNPHGFRLGITTDHVSHWFADSTKAGQRYKDFVREDIRIRQLMSTGMERAGIAKVEIERTRDRVRVDIHTARPGIVIGRRGAEADRIRGELEKLTGKQVQLNILEVKNPEMEAQLVAQGVAEQLTSRVAFRRAMKKAMQSAQRAGAKGIRIACSGRLGGAEMSRSEFYREGRVPLHTLRANIDYGFYEAKTTFGRIGVKVWIYKGDVTSKELAQQAAAAPSRGRGASDRPGRPGGADRGDRRRRTDRPAAEAAPAAEAPAVEAAAPAVEGGQA, encoded by the coding sequence GTGGGACAGAAAGTTAACCCGCACGGGTTCCGACTCGGCATCACCACCGATCACGTATCGCACTGGTTTGCTGACAGCACCAAGGCCGGCCAGCGGTACAAGGACTTCGTTCGCGAAGACATCCGTATCCGCCAGCTCATGTCCACGGGCATGGAGCGCGCCGGTATCGCCAAGGTTGAGATCGAACGCACCCGCGACCGTGTCCGCGTGGATATCCACACGGCACGTCCGGGCATCGTTATCGGCCGCCGCGGTGCTGAAGCAGACCGCATCCGCGGCGAGCTCGAAAAGCTCACCGGCAAGCAGGTTCAGCTGAACATCCTCGAGGTCAAGAACCCCGAGATGGAAGCACAGCTTGTTGCCCAGGGCGTTGCGGAGCAGCTGACTTCACGCGTGGCATTCCGCCGTGCAATGAAGAAGGCAATGCAGTCCGCACAGCGTGCAGGTGCCAAGGGCATCCGTATCGCTTGCTCCGGTCGACTGGGTGGCGCTGAAATGTCCCGCTCGGAGTTCTACCGCGAAGGCCGTGTGCCCCTGCACACCCTCCGTGCGAACATCGACTACGGCTTCTACGAAGCCAAGACCACCTTCGGCCGCATCGGTGTGAAGGTCTGGATCTACAAGGGTGACGTCACCTCCAAGGAACTGGCTCAGCAGGCAGCTGCTGCTCCGTCCCGCGGCCGTGGTGCCAGCGATCGTCCGGGCCGCCCGGGTGGCGCTGACCGTGGTGACCGCCGTCGTCGTACCGACCGCCCGGCAGCCGAAGCAGCACCTGCTGCTGAAGCTCCTGCGGTTGAGGCAGCTGCACCGGCAGTAGAAGGAGGACAGGCTTAA
- the rplP gene encoding 50S ribosomal protein L16, with the protein MLIPRRVKHRKQHHPGRSGAATGGTKVSFGEWGIQALSPAYVTNRQIESARIAMTRHIKRGGKVWINIYPDRPLTKKPAETRMGSGKGSPEWWVSNVKPGRVLFELSGVSEEVAREALRLAIHKLPLKARIVRREGGE; encoded by the coding sequence ATGCTTATCCCACGTCGAGTCAAGCACCGTAAGCAGCACCACCCGGGTCGTTCCGGCGCTGCTACGGGCGGCACCAAGGTCTCCTTCGGTGAGTGGGGCATCCAGGCTCTGAGCCCGGCATACGTCACGAACCGTCAGATCGAATCTGCCCGTATCGCTATGACCCGCCACATCAAGCGTGGCGGCAAGGTCTGGATCAACATTTACCCGGACCGTCCGCTGACGAAGAAGCCTGCTGAAACCCGTATGGGTTCCGGTAAGGGTTCTCCGGAATGGTGGGTCTCAAACGTCAAGCCGGGCCGGGTTCTCTTCGAACTCTCCGGTGTCAGTGAAGAGGTAGCTCGCGAGGCACTGCGCCTGGCAATCCACAAGCTGCCGTTGAAGGCACGCATTGTGCGTCGCGAAGGTGGTGAGTAG
- the rpmC gene encoding 50S ribosomal protein L29 — MAVGSKELASAQLDGFDNERLVEELRKAKEELFNLRFQSATGQLENHGRLRAVKKDIARIYTVLRERELGIRAEVAAPVVEAKEEKKSKKAATKKADKAETVETEEDAK, encoded by the coding sequence ATGGCAGTAGGATCCAAGGAACTTGCATCCGCACAGCTGGACGGTTTCGACAACGAGCGTCTCGTTGAAGAACTCCGCAAGGCCAAGGAAGAGCTGTTCAACCTGCGTTTCCAGTCCGCCACCGGTCAGCTGGAGAACCACGGTCGTCTGCGCGCGGTAAAGAAGGACATCGCCCGCATCTACACCGTTCTTCGTGAGCGCGAGCTGGGCATTCGTGCCGAGGTTGCCGCACCGGTTGTGGAAGCCAAGGAAGAAAAGAAATCCAAGAAGGCTGCAACCAAGAAGGCCGACAAGGCTGAAACGGTTGAGACCGAGGAGGATGCCAAGTGA
- the rpsQ gene encoding 30S ribosomal protein S17: MSEKDENVTETVSGAAKADERGYRKTKRGYVVSDKMEKTIVVQVEDRVKHALYGKVIRRNTKIKAHDEENTAGIGDLVLLAETRPLSATKRWRLVEILEKAK; this comes from the coding sequence GTGAGTGAAAAGGACGAGAACGTGACGGAAACTGTTTCCGGCGCAGCCAAGGCTGACGAGCGCGGTTACCGTAAGACGAAGCGCGGCTACGTCGTCTCGGACAAGATGGAAAAGACCATCGTTGTCCAGGTTGAAGACCGCGTGAAGCACGCCCTCTACGGCAAGGTCATCCGCCGCAACACGAAGATCAAGGCTCACGACGAAGAGAACACCGCCGGCATCGGCGACCTCGTTCTCCTCGCCGAGACCCGCCCGCTCTCCGCTACCAAGCGGTGGCGCCTGGTGGAGATCCTCGAGAAGGCTAAGTAA
- the rplN gene encoding 50S ribosomal protein L14, whose amino-acid sequence MIQQESRLKVADNTGAKEILTIRVLGGSGRRYAGIGDVIVATVKDAIPGGNVKKGDVVKAVIVRTKKERRRADGSYIKFDENAAVILKNDGDPRGTRIFGPVGRELRDKKFMKIVSLAPEVL is encoded by the coding sequence GTGATTCAGCAGGAGTCGCGACTCAAGGTCGCCGACAACACGGGTGCTAAGGAAATCCTTACCATTCGCGTTCTCGGTGGATCTGGCCGTCGCTACGCAGGCATTGGCGACGTCATCGTCGCTACCGTCAAGGACGCAATTCCGGGCGGCAACGTAAAGAAGGGCGATGTCGTCAAGGCTGTCATCGTCCGTACCAAGAAGGAACGCCGCCGTGCGGATGGTTCCTACATCAAGTTTGACGAGAACGCAGCTGTGATCCTGAAGAACGACGGTGACCCCCGCGGTACCCGTATCTTCGGACCGGTTGGTCGTGAACTCCGTGACAAGAAGTTCATGAAGATCGTTTCTCTGGCTCCGGAGGTGCTCTAG
- the rplX gene encoding 50S ribosomal protein L24 yields MAKIKKGDLVQVITGAKAERGGDRGKQGKVLRVFPDTNRVLVEGINRVTKHTKVGQSQRGTKTGGIEVVEASIHISNVALVDPSTKKPTRVGFRTETVERNGKKREVRVRVAKSSGKDI; encoded by the coding sequence ATGGCTAAGATCAAAAAGGGTGACCTCGTTCAGGTCATCACTGGCGCCAAGGCTGAGCGCGGCGGCGACCGTGGCAAGCAGGGCAAGGTTCTGCGCGTATTCCCCGATACCAACCGCGTGTTGGTTGAAGGCATTAACCGCGTAACCAAGCACACCAAGGTCGGTCAGTCGCAGCGCGGCACCAAGACCGGTGGCATCGAGGTCGTCGAGGCTTCCATCCACATCTCCAACGTGGCCCTGGTTGACCCGTCCACCAAGAAGCCCACTCGCGTCGGTTTCCGTACCGAGACCGTTGAACGTAACGGCAAGAAGCGTGAAGTGCGCGTACGCGTGGCCAAGAGCTCCGGGAAGGACATCTAA
- the rplE gene encoding 50S ribosomal protein L5 gives MTETLETPASKIVPRLKTKYADSIKSTLIEEFKYENVNQVPRLVKVVVNMGVGDAAKDSKLIDGAVRDLTLITGQKPQVTKARKSIAQFKLREGMPIGAHATLRGDRMWEFLDRLVTLALPRIRDFRGLSGKQFDGNGNYTFGLTEQVMFHEIDQDSIDRVRGMDITVVTTAKTDDEGRALLKALGFPFKTEA, from the coding sequence ATGACTGAGACTCTCGAGACTCCGGCAAGCAAGATCGTTCCTCGTCTGAAGACCAAGTACGCGGATTCCATCAAGAGCACGCTCATCGAGGAATTCAAGTACGAAAACGTCAACCAGGTTCCCCGTCTGGTGAAGGTCGTTGTGAACATGGGTGTTGGAGATGCCGCTAAGGACTCCAAGCTGATCGACGGCGCTGTCCGCGATCTGACCCTGATCACCGGTCAGAAGCCGCAGGTAACCAAGGCCCGCAAGTCGATCGCACAGTTCAAGCTGCGCGAAGGCATGCCCATCGGTGCACACGCAACTCTGCGTGGAGACCGCATGTGGGAATTCCTGGACCGTCTGGTCACGCTGGCTCTGCCGCGTATCCGTGACTTCCGGGGCCTCAGTGGCAAGCAGTTTGACGGCAACGGCAACTACACCTTCGGTCTGACCGAGCAGGTTATGTTCCACGAGATCGACCAGGATTCCATCGACCGCGTTCGCGGTATGGACATCACGGTCGTGACCACTGCCAAGACCGACGACGAAGGCCGCGCGCTGCTCAAGGCGCTTGGTTTCCCGTTCAAGACCGAAGCTTAA
- the rpsH gene encoding 30S ribosomal protein S8 produces the protein MTMTDPVADMLTRLRNANSAYHDTVTMPYSKLKARVADILKAEGYIASWKEEDAEVGKKLTLELKFGPNRERSIAGVRRISKPGLRVYAKSTNLPHVLGGLGVAILSTSSGLLTDKQAGKKGVGGEVLAYVW, from the coding sequence ATGACCATGACAGATCCCGTCGCAGACATGCTTACGCGTCTGCGCAACGCAAACTCGGCATACCACGACACCGTGACTATGCCGTACAGCAAGCTCAAGGCACGCGTTGCCGACATCCTGAAGGCCGAAGGTTACATCGCCTCCTGGAAAGAAGAAGACGCTGAGGTTGGCAAGAAGCTGACCCTCGAGCTCAAGTTCGGTCCGAACCGCGAGCGTTCAATCGCTGGCGTTCGTCGTATTTCCAAGCCGGGACTCCGCGTTTACGCGAAGTCCACCAACCTGCCGCACGTGCTCGGTGGCCTGGGTGTCGCAATCCTGTCCACCTCTTCCGGCCTCTTGACTGACAAGCAGGCCGGCAAGAAGGGCGTGGGCGGCGAAGTCCTCGCTTACGTCTGGTAA
- the rplF gene encoding 50S ribosomal protein L6, which produces MSRIGRLPITVPAGVEVKVDGSVVSVKGSKGELSHTVASPIEVTLEDGTLTVARPNDERASRSLHGLTRTLIANMIQGVTAGYEKKLEIVGTGYRVQAKGSDLEFALGYSHPVNVSAPNGITFAVETPTKLSVSGISKQQVGEVAANIRKLRKPDPYKGKGIRYAGEVIRRKVGKAGK; this is translated from the coding sequence ATGTCACGTATTGGACGTCTCCCCATCACCGTTCCTGCCGGCGTTGAGGTCAAGGTTGACGGCTCTGTCGTCAGCGTCAAGGGTTCCAAAGGCGAGCTGAGCCACACTGTGGCCAGCCCGATCGAGGTCACCCTGGAAGATGGCACCCTGACTGTCGCCCGCCCGAACGACGAGCGCGCCTCACGTTCGCTGCACGGCCTGACCCGCACCCTGATCGCCAACATGATCCAGGGCGTCACCGCAGGCTACGAGAAGAAGCTTGAGATTGTCGGTACCGGTTACCGCGTCCAGGCCAAGGGTTCTGACCTGGAGTTCGCTCTGGGCTACAGCCACCCGGTTAACGTCTCGGCACCGAACGGCATCACCTTTGCAGTAGAGACCCCGACCAAGCTCTCTGTTTCAGGTATCTCCAAGCAGCAGGTCGGCGAGGTTGCTGCCAACATTCGCAAGCTGCGGAAGCCGGACCCCTATAAGGGCAAGGGCATCCGCTACGCCGGCGAAGTCATCCGCCGCAAGGTCGGAAAGGCTGGTAAGTAA
- the rplR gene encoding 50S ribosomal protein L18 has product MAIAINKKRTNKSKSASRSRRQLRIRKRISGTAVRPRLVVNRSARHVFVQVVDDTKGLTVASASTLEADLRAFDGDKTAKAKRVGELVAERAKAAGIEAVVFDRGGNKYHGRIAAVADGAREGGLSL; this is encoded by the coding sequence ATGGCCATCGCAATTAACAAGAAGCGTACGAACAAGAGCAAGTCTGCTTCACGCAGCCGTCGCCAGCTTCGTATCCGCAAGCGCATCTCCGGAACGGCTGTACGCCCTCGCCTGGTCGTCAACCGCTCCGCACGCCACGTATTCGTCCAGGTTGTCGATGACACCAAGGGCCTGACCGTAGCGAGCGCGTCCACACTGGAAGCCGACCTTCGTGCATTCGACGGTGACAAGACCGCCAAGGCCAAGCGCGTTGGCGAACTGGTCGCCGAGCGTGCCAAGGCTGCCGGTATCGAAGCTGTTGTCTTCGACCGCGGTGGTAACAAGTACCACGGCCGGATCGCCGCCGTCGCTGATGGCGCACGTGAAGGTGGGCTGTCACTGTGA
- the rpsE gene encoding 30S ribosomal protein S5, whose amino-acid sequence MTEAVAAPATETAAPATTDDRRGARRGERGDRGQGRGDRGGRGGRDGGREAEKSQFVERVVTINRVSKVVKGGRRFSFTALVVVGDGNGMVGVGYGKAKEVPAAIAKGVEEAKKSFFRVPRIGSTIPHRVQGEAAAGVVMLRPASAGTGVIAGGPVRAVLECVGIHDILSKSLGSSNAINIVHATVDALKRLEEPAAVAARRGLPLDEIAPAAMVKALMNQKAGV is encoded by the coding sequence GTGACTGAAGCTGTAGCTGCTCCGGCAACTGAGACCGCTGCGCCTGCTACCACTGACGACCGCCGCGGCGCTCGTCGTGGCGAGCGTGGCGACCGCGGCCAGGGCCGTGGCGACCGTGGTGGCCGTGGTGGCCGCGATGGTGGCCGCGAAGCCGAAAAGAGCCAGTTCGTAGAGCGCGTTGTAACCATCAACCGCGTTTCCAAGGTCGTCAAGGGTGGTCGTCGCTTCAGCTTCACCGCCCTCGTCGTTGTCGGTGACGGCAACGGTATGGTCGGCGTTGGCTACGGCAAGGCTAAGGAAGTTCCTGCCGCTATCGCAAAGGGCGTCGAAGAGGCCAAGAAGTCCTTCTTCCGCGTTCCCCGCATCGGCAGCACCATCCCGCACCGTGTTCAGGGTGAGGCCGCTGCAGGCGTCGTAATGCTGCGTCCGGCTTCCGCCGGTACCGGTGTTATCGCCGGCGGTCCGGTCCGTGCAGTACTGGAGTGCGTGGGTATCCACGACATCCTCTCCAAGTCGCTCGGTTCCTCCAACGCCATCAACATCGTTCACGCGACCGTTGATGCGCTGAAGCGCCTCGAAGAGCCGGCAGCAGTGGCAGCACGCCGCGGCCTCCCGCTCGATGAGATCGCTCCGGCCGCAATGGTGAAGGCGCTCATGAACCAGAAGGCAGGTGTCTGA
- the rpmD gene encoding 50S ribosomal protein L30 — MAKNLIPSDVQLEITQIKSAIGGKQNQRDTLRSLGLKRIGHTVVRTADAVTVGMLNTVPHLVKVEEAK, encoded by the coding sequence ATGGCTAAGAACCTGATTCCCTCTGACGTTCAGTTGGAGATCACTCAGATCAAGTCCGCCATTGGCGGCAAGCAGAACCAGCGCGACACGCTTCGGTCCCTCGGCCTCAAGCGGATCGGACACACCGTTGTCCGCACCGCCGACGCCGTGACCGTGGGTATGCTCAACACGGTTCCGCACCTGGTAAAGGTAGAGGAGGCGAAGTAA
- the rplO gene encoding 50S ribosomal protein L15 translates to MAEKNTAEKAQGAAAEKQNALKVHHLRPAPGAKTAKTRVGRGEGSKGKTAGRGTKGTKARYQIKAGFAGGQLPLHMRLPKLRGFKNPFRVEYQVVNLDKLNELFPEGGAVTVENLVEKGAVRKNQPVKVLGTGDITVKVDVTVHAFSASAAEKIAAAGGSTTAL, encoded by the coding sequence ATGGCAGAGAAGAACACCGCCGAAAAGGCACAGGGCGCCGCTGCTGAGAAGCAGAACGCACTGAAGGTTCACCACCTGCGTCCCGCCCCGGGTGCCAAGACCGCCAAGACCCGTGTTGGTCGTGGTGAAGGTTCCAAGGGTAAGACCGCTGGTCGCGGTACCAAGGGTACGAAGGCCCGTTACCAGATCAAGGCTGGCTTTGCCGGCGGCCAGCTGCCGCTGCACATGCGCCTGCCGAAGCTGCGCGGCTTCAAGAACCCGTTCCGGGTTGAGTACCAGGTTGTTAACCTGGACAAGCTCAACGAGCTGTTCCCGGAAGGTGGCGCAGTCACCGTCGAGAACCTGGTCGAAAAGGGTGCCGTTCGCAAGAACCAGCCCGTCAAGGTGCTGGGCACCGGTGACATCACCGTCAAGGTTGACGTCACGGTCCACGCATTCTCGGCCAGCGCCGCAGAAAAGATTGCAGCAGCAGGCGGCAGCACCACCGCCCTCTAA
- the secY gene encoding preprotein translocase subunit SecY → MLSAFGRAFRTPDLRRKLLFTLGIITIFRLGAFIPSPGVSYQNVQQCLQNGQTSGGIYQLVNLFSGGALLQVSIFALGIMPYITASIIVQLLRVVIPRFQQLYEEGASGQSKLTQYTRYLTIALGLLNATTLVSLARSGQLLPNCQLDIIPDASVITTILIIITLTAGTGLIMWMGELVTEKGVGNGMSLLIFTSIAAGFPTSLGAIWKAQGPGTFFMVLVIGLLTVALVVFVEQSQRRIPVQYAKRMIGRRTVGGTSTYIPIKVNMAGVVPVIFASSMLYLPGLISQFNQPKQGEAMQPWVEWINNNLTKGDHPIYMALYFAMIVFFTYFYVAITFNPEEVSDNMKKYGGFIPGIRAGKPTADYLQYVLSRITLPGALYLGFVALIPLVALVLINANQNFPFGGTSILIMVGVGLETVKQIDAQLQQRHYEGLLR, encoded by the coding sequence TTGCTTAGCGCATTTGGCCGGGCCTTTCGCACGCCTGATCTGCGACGCAAGTTGTTGTTCACGCTGGGAATCATCACAATCTTCCGCTTGGGTGCCTTCATCCCCTCGCCTGGTGTGAGCTACCAGAATGTCCAGCAATGCTTGCAGAACGGTCAGACCTCGGGCGGGATCTACCAGCTCGTCAACCTGTTCAGTGGCGGTGCATTGCTGCAGGTGTCCATCTTCGCGCTGGGCATCATGCCGTACATCACGGCCAGCATTATTGTGCAGCTGCTCCGGGTGGTCATTCCCCGGTTCCAGCAGCTCTATGAAGAAGGCGCATCGGGGCAGTCCAAGCTGACCCAGTACACGCGGTACCTGACAATTGCCCTGGGGCTGCTGAACGCCACGACGCTGGTGTCGCTGGCGCGTTCCGGCCAGTTGCTGCCCAACTGCCAGCTGGACATCATCCCCGACGCGAGCGTCATCACCACGATCCTCATCATCATCACGCTGACGGCCGGTACCGGCTTGATCATGTGGATGGGCGAGCTCGTGACGGAGAAGGGCGTGGGCAACGGCATGTCGCTGCTCATCTTCACCTCCATCGCAGCCGGCTTCCCGACCTCCCTGGGTGCCATCTGGAAGGCCCAGGGCCCTGGCACCTTCTTCATGGTCCTGGTGATCGGCCTGCTCACCGTCGCCCTTGTGGTCTTCGTGGAGCAGTCCCAGCGCAGGATTCCCGTGCAGTACGCCAAGCGCATGATCGGGCGGCGGACCGTGGGAGGCACCAGCACGTACATTCCCATCAAGGTGAACATGGCCGGCGTCGTGCCCGTCATCTTCGCGTCCTCGATGCTGTACCTGCCGGGCCTGATCTCGCAGTTCAACCAGCCCAAGCAGGGCGAAGCGATGCAGCCCTGGGTTGAGTGGATCAACAACAACCTCACGAAGGGTGACCACCCTATCTACATGGCGCTTTATTTCGCCATGATCGTCTTCTTTACCTACTTCTATGTCGCAATCACTTTCAATCCTGAAGAGGTTTCCGACAACATGAAGAAGTACGGCGGCTTCATCCCGGGCATCCGGGCCGGCAAGCCGACGGCGGACTATCTGCAGTACGTCCTTTCCAGGATCACCCTGCCCGGCGCCCTCTACCTGGGCTTCGTGGCATTGATCCCGCTGGTCGCCCTGGTCCTGATCAATGCCAACCAGAACTTCCCGTTTGGCGGCACCTCGATCCTGATCATGGTGGGCGTGGGCCTGGAAACGGTCAAGCAGATTGACGCGCAGCTACAACAACGTCACTACGAAGGGCTTTTGCGATGA